From Triticum aestivum cultivar Chinese Spring chromosome 4A, IWGSC CS RefSeq v2.1, whole genome shotgun sequence, a single genomic window includes:
- the LOC123082545 gene encoding uncharacterized protein, whose protein sequence is MATCPAAAPLHPPPLSPSAFPNRRHHAMEMAVAALTLLFLSHLSGLLGLIVWWRRGVIGLLSIRHHFINSQQWPSVRPFCSCESVDPAHAHDLAEAGAARSNSTRGQSIAARGKWRDAGDASRVIETALLIFEGRNHYTVTLHKFMAGDVLSFPLPHGTMWGSPIDAEKISPADARKFIRRFSSEE, encoded by the exons ATGGCGACTTGCCCGGCGGCGGCTCCTCTCCATCCGCCCCCACTCTCGCCCTCCGCCTTCCCCAACAGAAGACACCACGCGATGGAGATGGCGGTGGCTGCACTCACGCTCCTGTTCCTCAGCCATCTGAGTGGCCTTCTTGGATTGATTGTCTGGTGGCGGCGTGGTGTTATTGGTTTGCTCAGCATTCGCCATCATTTCATCAATTCGCAGCAGTGGCCATCGGTTCGGCCCTTCTGCTCCTGCGAATCTGTG GATCCAGCCCACGCGCATGATCTAGCCGAGGCGGGGGCCGCTCGATCCAATTCGACGCGGGGGCAATCCATCGCAGCAAGGGGGAAATGGAGGGATGCGGGTGATGCAAGCCGAGTGATCGAAACTGCTCTGCTCATATTTGAAGGCCGCAATCATTATACGGTTACTCTGCACAAATTCATGGCAGGGGATGTCCTATCCTTTCCGCTGCCTCACGGTACAA TGTGGGGCTCGCCAATCGATGCGGAGAAGATCTCACCGGCCGATGCAAGGAAGTTCATCCGCCGCTTTTCAAGCGAGGAGTAA
- the LOC123082544 gene encoding sugar carrier protein A-like produces MAGSMAPLGVKKERAAEYKGHMTFAVAMACIVAAIGGSIFGYDIGISGVNTMDPFLERFFPVVFRRKNSASLNNYCKYDNQALSAFTSILYLAGQVSTLAAAPVTRNYGRRASIICGGISFLIGAALNAAAVNLTTLILGRVMLGVGIGFGNQAVPLYLSEMAPAHLRGGLNMMFQLATTLGIFSANMINYGTQKIKPWGWRLSLGLVAAPALLMTIGGILLPETPNSLIERGRVEEGRRVLELIRGTADVDAEFTDMAEASELANTITHPFRNILERRNRPQLVMAVCMPAFQILTGINSILFYAPVLFRSMGFGASWSLYSSMLTGAVLLFSTIISIATVDRLGRRKLLISGGIQMIVCQVIVAAILGVKFGADKQLSRSCSIVVVFVICLFMLAFGWSWGPLGWTVPSEIFPLETRSAGQSITVAVNLFFTFVIAQLFLSLLCAFKFAIFIFFAGWIAVMTAFVYVFLPETKGVPIEEMVMLWSKHWFWKIIMPAMPTMPLENGLGPSDIC; encoded by the exons ATGGCTGGCAGCATGGCTCCCTTGGGGGTGAAGAAGGAGAGGGCGGCGGAGTACAAGGGGCACATGACGTTCGCCGTCGCCATGGCGTGCATCGTCGCCGCCATCGGGGGTTCCATCTTCGGCTACGACATCGGCATCTCCG GAGTGAACACCATGGACCCGTTCCTCGAGAGGTTCTTCCCGGTGGTGTTCCGGCGGAAAAACTCGGCCAGCCTAAACAACTACTGCAAGTACGACAACCAGGCTCTCTCCGCCTTCACCTCCATCCTCTACCTTGCCGGGCAAGTCTCCACACTTGCGGCTGCGCCGGTGACAAGGAACTACGGCCGCCGCGCCAGCATTATTTGCGGCGGCATCAGCTTCCTCATCGGCGCGGCCCTCAACGCCGCAGCCGTGAACCTCACAACTCTCATCCTTGGCCGCGTCATGCTTGGCGTCGGCATCGGTTTCGGCAATCAG GCTGTGCCGCTCTACTTGTCGGAGATGGCGCCGGCGCACTTGCGCGGCGGGCTCAACATGATGTTCCAGCTCGCGACGACGCTTGGCATCTTCTCGGCCAACATGATCAACTACGGCACGCAGAAAATCAAACCGTGGGGGTGGCGCCTCTCGCTGGGCCTCGTCGCGgcgccagcactgctgatgacgaTCGGCGGGATCCTCCTCCCGGAGACGCCCAACAGCCTCATCGAGCGCGGGCGCGTTGAGGAGGGCCGGCGCGTGCTGGAGCTGATCCGCGGCACCGCGGACGTCGACGCTGAGTTCACAGACATGGCGGAGGCGAGTGAACTCGCCAACACCATCACGCACCCGTTCCGGAACATCCTTGAGCGACGTAACCGGCCGCAGCTggtgatggccgtgtgcatgccggCGTTCCAGATCCTGACGGGAATCAACTCCATCTTGTTCTACGCGCCGGTGCTGTTCCGGAGCATGGGCTTCGGCGCCAGCTGGTCCCTCTACTCCTCCATGCTCACCGGCGCGGTGCTCTTGTTCTCCACCATTATTTCCATCGCCACCGTCGATCGCCTGGGGAGGAGGAAGCTCCTCATCAGCGGCGGCATCCAGATGATCGTTTGCCAGGTGATCGTGGCGGCGATCCTCGGGGTAAAGTTCGGTGCGGACAAGCAGCTGTCCCGGAGCTGCTCGATCGTGGTGGTGTTCGTCATCTGCCTCTTCATGCTCGCGTTCGGGTGGTCGTGGGGTCCGCTTGGGTGGACGGTGCCGAGCGAGATCTTTCCGCTGGAGACGCGGTCGGCGGGGCAGAGCATCACGGTGGCCGTCAACCTTTTCTTCACCTTCGTCATTGCGCAGCTGTTCCTGTCGCTGCTCTGCGCCTTCAAGTtcgccatcttcatcttctttGCTGGTTGGATAGCCGTCATGACCGCCTTCGTCTATGTCTTCCTGCCGGAGACCAAGGGCGTGCCCATCGAGGAGATGGTGATGCTCTGGAGCAAGCATTGGTTCTGGAAGATCATCATGCCAGCAATGCCAACGATGCCGCTCGAGAACGGCTTGGGACCAAGTGACATTTGTTAA